The Fusibacter sp. A1 genomic interval GTGGCAGTTATCGTAACGATGCTGAATAAGGACCGATTAAGTCATTTTAACTACATAGAGTTGAAAGTCTTACATAAATGGATGCATTTTATTATGGTGCTTTTTAAAGAGGTTGTCATATCCAACATTCAGGTGGCGATAATTGTGCTGTCAAAGGATATGAAGTTAGCACCTGAGATTGTTCGATTTGAAAGCAAACTGTCAAGTGAAGTGATGCGCACCGTACTTGCAAATTCGATTACGTTGACACCAGGGACAATGACAGTGGATATTTCTGATAAGGAGCTTTGGGTTCACTGCCTTAACGGTGATTACAAGGACGGCTTGACAGAACTTGTACTAGAAGACATTTTACATAAGATTGAAGGTGACTTACATGGATAAGTTCTTCGTGTTTTCGGTGGTATTTTTGTGTTTTACTATTCTAATTTGTATGTACCGTGTGGTAATGGGTCCTACGAAGGGTGACCGAATGATCGGTATCAATATCATAGGGACTAAGACGATGGTGATTATCGCTTTGACTTCGTTCATTCTGAAGGAAAACTATTTTATCGACGTTGTTCTTGTGTATGCGCTGATCAACTATATTGGATCCTATGTGGTGACTAGAGGGATTGCA includes:
- a CDS encoding Na+/H+ antiporter subunit E, which gives rise to MKNIVFSAVVLSTFFIMLSEKITATTIACAMIVAVIVTMLNKDRLSHFNYIELKVLHKWMHFIMVLFKEVVISNIQVAIIVLSKDMKLAPEIVRFESKLSSEVMRTVLANSITLTPGTMTVDISDKELWVHCLNGDYKDGLTELVLEDILHKIEGDLHG
- a CDS encoding monovalent cation/H+ antiporter complex subunit F, producing MDKFFVFSVVFLCFTILICMYRVVMGPTKGDRMIGINIIGTKTMVIIALTSFILKENYFIDVVLVYALINYIGSYVVTRGIATSKGEF